In Macrobrachium nipponense isolate FS-2020 chromosome 15, ASM1510439v2, whole genome shotgun sequence, a single genomic region encodes these proteins:
- the LOC135227003 gene encoding LOW QUALITY PROTEIN: uncharacterized protein LOC135227003 (The sequence of the model RefSeq protein was modified relative to this genomic sequence to represent the inferred CDS: inserted 2 bases in 1 codon) — protein MRHSRWDVKGEQQDGPKDQPRRWNNGSSQMDWNMRTDADAHPRLSSPPRHRPSLLGTPPRLRRTPSPIDYRSESRRQHDNQQSDGVSQNVGPPHSSQQSSMGPHQPSMLGHGPPLLNSXPNIYAESDQGHHPLAQYPARLWGQNHPTYYAGETGQYIFDLKWWAQQKQSMDAYLGGPCWRNDNKNAHQSQFPQWSFGTRVMKNYPKRNNGNSNTSANHRSGSRGHPHESSFSGQRHDTHYDHVDPRRRHSSSSHRGQKNRDGVYDDPEDAETHRRPSSLSLHGHKSRDNLQDLQRRAGTDFREFRKIHPSHQPVKDTWGSNENVLEKGRGSRNGKKTKQKQPVSRFESGLARGLKGSDSGKLLRSNTGHGKIPKSFGNGAMPVVMQSRFDISRKIKNKLKGKRMKADESATYAEAAKKKALAAAANKLRKTFLAAKKKKVGGESSSIDDEDDDDGDSCEMEENNAQDLSMPRRQPSCLEFDIDIRFSAKEWASVGRGQGGTSNILGMPQGPSSSKKHGSTADKNIGLLGGSSHGCDKEGEEQEDSGTYSDSDLGRANHHWSSISSHSFPRRRHLSESSGVMDLRKNPNIAPFASRPGPGRVRSCSLSVVEGASSSRDERSCSAGNRTAFMKFSFMPKLKRIMLKQLLTMDKKSLQELVDDPRSRKAQFMMTHLMSEHRAALSQRLSQQRFKTTEVIPDDELQLLNSLESSQLNSFPSDVVQQVREILAMEQSGDGSTWEEVSLSVNDLLNADSDPDLDCQIISPPPRDPTSTITIHDSDSEMEEVLQNEEVREHDDDEVEEEEGEEEEDDDDEEEDEEVEDEEEPEEVPEVPDVCSAVKSTITKMEASTPDAKASEPSLDIMPPVPVEVSLCVMDPIGAVPSSSREMAEQVTDKINMMSPTPVAVSPQRPPVPEVPVPGPSSILINPGGLKVKEERPSPVSECGLCMHNPRTPHTSECLYPFGVAPPSPVALMPGPPRPLGTTPPQRPVPHLPSSAPQPPTVPLATSLYQRSIKQEKLDGMLPGNVIVL, from the exons ATGCGACATTCACGTTGGGATGTAAAAGGGGAGCAGCAGGATGGGCCTAAGGACCAGCCAAGAAGGTGGAATAATGGTTCATCTCAAATGGATTGGAATATGAGAACCGATGCTGATGCTCATCCCAGACTCTCATCACCACCTCGTCATAGACCATCACTGCTTGGCACTCCACCACGACTCAGAAGGACTCCTTCTCCCATAGACTATCGTAGTGAAAGCAGGCGGCAACATGATAATCAGCAAAGTGATGGTGTCTCTCAAAATGTAGGACCACCTCATAGCTCTCAGCAGTCTTCGATGGGTCCCCATCAACCCAGTATGCTGGGTCATGGGCCGCCCTTGCTGAACTC TCCCAACATTTATGCTGAGTCAGATCAGGGTCATCACCCACTTGCACAATACCCAGCAAGGCTCTGGGGCCAGAATCATCCAACTTATTATGCAGGGGAAACAGGACAGTATATATTTGACTTGAAATGGTGGGCACAACAGAAGCAGTCTATGGATGCCTATTTAGGTGGTCCTTGTTGGAGAAATGATAATAAGAATGCCCACCAAAGCCAATTTCCACAGTGGTCATTTGGTACTCGGGTTATGAAGAACTATCCAAAAAGGAACAACGGTAACAGTAACACCAGTGCCAACCACAGATCTGGAAGTAGAGGTCATCCCCATGAAAGCAGTTTTAGTGGACAAAGACATGACACTCATTATGATCATGTAGATCCCAGACGTCgtcattcctcctcctctcatcgTGGCCAGAAAAACAGAGATGGTGTGTATGATGACCCCGAAGATGCTGAAACCCATCGCAGACCAtcgtccctgtctcttcatgggcATAAGAGTCGCGATAATTTACAAGATTTGCAAAGAAGGGCTGGGACTGATTTTAGAGAATTTAGGAAAATTCATCCCTCACATCAGCCAGTTAAAGATACATGGGGGAGTAATGAAAATGTTTTAGAAAAGGGGAGAGGGAGTAGAAatgggaaaaagacaaaacagaaaCAGCCAGTAAGTCGATTTGAAAGTGGCCTCGCACGTGGCTTGAAAGGTAGTGATTCAGGTAAATTACTGAGATCAAATACTGGCCATGGTAAGATTCCGAAGTCTTTTGGTAATGGTGCTATGCCTGTAGTCATGCAGTCTAGATTTGATAtatccagaaaaattaaaaacaagctCAAAGGGAAGCGAATGAAGGCAGATGAGAGCGCTACCTATGCTGAAGCTGCTAAAAAGAAAGcacttgctgctgctgctaataaaCTTCGAAAAACTTTTCTTGctgcgaaaaagaaaaaagtgggtGGAGAGTCCTCATCTatagatgatgaggatgatgatgatggagacTCTTGTGAAATGGAGGAAAATAATGCTCAAGATTTATCCATGCCTCGACGACAACCTAGTTGCCTTgagtttgatattgatattagatTTAGTGCTAAAGAGTGGGCGTCAGTTGGCCGTGGCCAAGGGGGAACCAGTAACATTCTTGGAATGCCACAAGGACCATCATCATCGAAAAAGCATGGTAGTACCGCAGACAAAAATATTGGGTTATTAGGGGGGTCAAGTCATGGCTGTGATAAAGAAGGAGAGGAGCAGGAAGATTCTGGAACATACTCAGACTCTGACCTAGGGAGAGCGAACCATCACTGGTCCAGTATTTCTTCTCATTCCTTTCCACGCAGACGACATCTCTCGGAGAGCTCCGGTGTAATGGATTTGAGAAAAAATCCAAATATTGCACCTTTTGCATCCAGACCAGGACCAGGAAGAGTAAGGTCCTGTTCTCTGAGTGTTGTGGAAGGAGCAAGTTCATCAAGAGATGAACGCAGTTGTTCTGCTGGCAACAGGACCGCATTCATGAAGTTCAGTTTTATGCCAAAACTTAAAAGAATAATGTTGAAGCAGCTTCTCACAATGGATAAAAAATCACTGCAG GAGCTTGTAGATGATCCCAGATCAAGGAAAGCTCAATTTATGATGACGCATCTTATGTCAGAGCATCGTGCAGCTCTTTCCCAGCGATTAAGTCAACAGAGGTTCAAAACAACTGAAGTAATACCGGATGATGAGCTTCAATTGCTGAATAGTTTGGAATCATCTCAGCTGAATTCATTCCCATCAGATGTTGTCCAGCAG gtACGGGAAATATTGGCAATGGAGCAGAGTGGTGATGGAAGCACTTGGGAAGAAGTGTCACTCTCAGTCAATGATCTCCTGAATGCTGATTCAGATCCAGACTTGGACTGTCAGATCATTTCCCCACCTCCTCGTGACCCAACCTCTACTATCACAATTCATGATTCTGATTCAGAAATGGAGGAAGTTTTGCAGAATGAAGAAGTCAGGgaacatgatgatgatgaggtggaagaggaagagggagaggaagaagaagacgatgatgatgaggaggaggatgaagaagttGAAGATGAGGAAGAGCCAGAAGAAGTACCTGAAGTACCTGATGTGTGCTCAGCTGTAAAGAGCACCATCACAAAAATGGAGGCTTCTACTCCTGATGCAAAAGCAAGTGAGCCATCCTTAGATATTATGCCTCCTGTGCCTGTTGAGGTGTCTTTATGTGTGATGGATCCTATTGGTGCTGTACCAAGCAGTAGCCGGGAAATGGCAGAACAAGTAACAGATAAAATCAACATGATGAGCCCTACACCAGTAGCTGTAAGTCCTCAAAGGCCACCAGTGCCAGAGGTCCCTGTTCCTGGCCCTAGTTCCATACTCATCAATCCAGGTGGACTCAAG GTTAAGGAAGAACGACCATCCCCTGTTAGTGAGTGTGGACTTTGCATGCACAATCCACGAACACCTCATACCTCGGAATGTCTATACCCTTTTGGTGTGGCTCCTCCTTCACCAGTAGCATTGATGCCAGGGCCACCACGACCTTTAGGAACAACTCCTCCACAAAGACCAGTGCCACACCTTCCATCATCTGCTCCACAACCACCAACAGTTCCATTAGCAACATCACTTTACCAGAGATctatcaaacaagaaaagcttgaTGGTATGTTGCCAGGTAATGTTATTGTGCTGTGA